The Diospyros lotus cultivar Yz01 chromosome 15, ASM1463336v1, whole genome shotgun sequence genome has a window encoding:
- the LOC127792570 gene encoding kinesin-like protein KIN-14Q, producing MEAHQWRDPLLITDVSWQQQHISLSPHVSITSPSSRASTMADPDEVHPHESEVKRDYWQNGSSEPNNDEKFDDPVQKSPVNARSMFGFSLTSPDLVICTGSPDIRRSSYEEEVPQFLRGLPIEVSLENGINGPEVDGSQETPGAARFAASWQAGEEDVSPEASLELLPVPGIEPKVPSKSLPVLSINSGSTYGYTALDGTKFLEDSWFTGGDTITTDTKVGNGEELVLYQTARFGNFSYHLKTQESGNYIVDLHLAEIVFTDGPPGMRVFDVYIQEKKAVSCIDIYASVGGNQPLVISNLKAFISGDEGLFLRFEGVTGNPLVCGISVRKDHSASLEEVKLLEAIGISQVPECEPPEDSGDCEVEGQIQKLQEEYQCQKELNETRRALEELKRENECKSKECQEAWRSLQELQNELMRKSMHVGSLAFAIEGQVKEKSKWFSSLRDLKRKLKILKMEQISLLDEALSYKKYLVDMGNMSSIIQSKLCQQVELHEDLKLKFLKGAKEQKELYNKILELKGNIRVFCRCRPLNTEEITAGASMSIDFEASKDGELTVKSNGAAKKTFKFDAFFGPQSSQVEVFEDTAPFATSVLDGYNVCIFAYGQTGTGKTFTMEGTDEARGVNFRTLEELFRIIKERKEQFEYEISVSVLEVYNEQIRDLLIPGSQPGVTAKRLEIRQVGEGIHDVPGLVEAHVNNMSEVWEVLQTGSNARAVGSTNANEHSSRSHCIHRVMVKGENLLNGECTRSKLWLVDLAGSERVAKTEVQGERLKETQNINRSLSALGDVISALATKSPHIPFRNSKLTHLLQDSLGGDSKTLMFVQISPNENDLSETLCSLNFASRVRGIELGPAKKQLDSSELLKYKQLFEKTKLDLKSKDVQIKKMEDTIHGLDVRLKEKDMKNKNLQDKIKELESQLLVERRLARQHVDSKLAEQQQVMRQQQEDQNCAPARPPLASRPFGMHKNFNEGKEQLNQTRPLTDNNSYKLPSPPPTTDTVVKQNDPTEKENNPELAEQPMMPKRTGRASLCPTVQKIPSSSAPRRNSLIPLPSAVNLAKITQPLVPLPPIQANMSEETDGDEAKSFPEPTPWDSPKDHKSGVKKLSSILRRSFQKRMQMRSQLQQNIRRGGINVGMEKVRVSIGSRGRAAHRVLLNNARRATKDIQSKQNQREKERGWNIGTGTAGRAVM from the exons ATGGAAGCCCATCAATGGCGTGACCCACTTCTCATCACCGACGTTTCTTGGCAGCAACAacacatttctctctctcctc ACGTTTCAATCACTTCGCCGAGCTCAAGAGCTTCAACAATGGCGGATCCCGACGAGGTTCATCCACATGAAAGCGAAG TGAAGCGTGATTATTGGCAAAATGGAAGTTCAGAACCCAACAATGATGAAAAGTTTGATGATCCGGTTCAGAAGAGTCCCGTTAACG CTCGATCGATGTTCGGGTTTTCTCTGACATCCCCAGACTTGGTTATCTGCACCGGGTCGCCTGACATTCGCAGAAGCAGCTATGAGGAGGAGGTCCCTCAGTTCTTGAGGGGACTCCCCATAGAGGTTTCTCTAGAGAATGGCATCAATGGGCCTGAAGTGGATGGAAGCCAAGAAACCCCAGGGGCTGCAAGGTTTGCAGCTTCTTGGCAAGCCGGGGAGGAAGATGTCAGCCCAGAAGCTTCTTTGGAGCTTCTTCCAGTCCCGGGGATTGAACCCAAGGTTCCGAGCAAATCCCTCCCTGTTCTAAGCATCAATTCAGGCTCAACATATGGCTACACAGCTTTAGATGGGACTAAGTTTCTGGAGGACAGTTGGTTCACTGGAGGCGACACTATAACAACTGACACCAAAGTTGGGAATGGGGAAGAGCTTGTTCTATACCAAACTGCAAGATTTGGCAACTTTTCCTATCATCTGAAGACACAGGAGAGTGGGAATTACATCGTTGATCTGCACCTCGCGGAGATTGTGTTCACAGATGGCCCTCCCGGGATGAGAGTTTTCGATGTCTACATACAAGAGAAGAAG GCTGTTTCCTGCATAGACATTTATGCGAGTGTCGGTGGAAACCAGCCTCTGGTTATAAGCAATTTGAAGGCTTTTATCAGTGGTGATGAGGGATTATTTCTCAGATTTGAAGGCGTGACTGGAAACCCTCTTGTGTGTGGCATTTCTGTGAGGAAAGATCATTCTGCAA GTCTAGAGGAAGTTAAATTGCTTGAAGCTATAGGAATCTCCCAAGTGCCAGAATGTGAGCCACCAGAA GATAGTGGGGACTGTGAAGTGGAAGGACAAATACAAAAGCTTCAAGAAGAGTATCAGTGCCAGAAGGAACTAAATGAAACAAGGAGGGCTTTGGAGGAACTCAAGAGGGAGAATGAATGTAAGAGCAAGGAGTGCCAGGAAGCATGGAGGTCTTTGCAGGAGCTCCAGAATGAACTCATGCGCAAGTCGATGCATGTTGGTTCGCTAG CTTTTGCCATTGAAGGACAAGTGAAAGAGAAGAGCAAATGGTTTTCATCCTTGAGAGACCTCAAAAGGAAATTGAAG ATTCTAAAAATGGAACAAATCAGCCTGTTAGACGAGGCACTGTCATATAAAAAGTACTTGGTAGATATGGGCAACATGAGCTCTATCATTCAGTCCAAAT TATGTCAGCAGGTAGAATTGCATGAAGATCTTAAACTCAAATTCCTCAAAGGAGCCAAGGAACAAAAGGAACTCTACAACAAGATTCTGGAGTTGAAAG GCAACATTAGGGTTTTCTGCCGGTGTAGACCTTTGAACACTGAAGAGATTACTGCAGGAGCTTCAATGTCAATTGATTTTGAAGCTTCTAAAGATGGCGAGCTAACAGTAAAATCAAACGGTGCAGCCAAAAAGACCTTCAAGTTTGATGCCTTTTTTGGACCTCAATCAAGTCAAG TTGAAGTTTTTGAGGATACAGCCCCCTTTGCAACCTCAGTCCTGGATGGATACAATGTGTGCATATTTGCTTATGGACAGACAGGAACTGGGAAAACTTTTACAATGGAGGGCACAGACGAGGCCAGGGGAGTGAACTTCAGAACTCTCGAGGAGTTGTTTCGCATCATTAAGGAGAGAAAGGAGCAGTTTGAATATGAAATATCTGTGAGTGTTTTGGAGGTATATAATGAGCAGATACGAGACTTGCTCATACCAGGATCTCAGCCAGGTGTAACTGCAAAGAG GCTTGAAATAAGGCAAGTAGGGGAGGGAATACATGATGTCCCAGGACTGGTTGAAGCTCATGTGAACAACATGAGTGAGGTTTGGGAAGTTCTACAGACTGGTAGTAATGCAAGGGCAGTTGGATCGACAAATGCTAATGAGCACAGTAGCCGATCCCACTG CATACACCGTGTGATGGTGAAAGGGGAGAATTTGTTGAATGGGGAATGCACAAGAAGCAAGCTTTGGCTGGTTGATTTAGCAGGAAGTGAGAGAGTAGCTAAGACTGAAGTACAAGGTGAAAGACTGAAGGAGACCCAAAATATTAATAGGTCGCTTTCTGCACTTGGAGATGTCATATCTGCCCTTGCTACTAAGAGCCCGCACATCCCTTTTAG GAACTCCAAGCTAACTCACTTGCTTCAAGACTCTCTAG GAGGAGATTCAAAGACACTGATGTTCGTACAGATTAGTCCAAATGAGAACGACCTTAGTGAAACTCTTTGTTCACTCAACTTTGCAAGCAGAGTGAGAGGAATAGAGTTGGGTCCTGCAAAGAAGCAATTGGACAGCTCTGAACTCTTGAAATACAAACAATTG TTTGAGAAGACCAAACTAGACTTGAAGAGTAAAGATGTGCAAATTAAGAAGATGGAGGACACAATTCATGGTTTGGATGTGAGGCTAAAAGAAAAAGACATGAAAAACAAGAACTTGCAGGACAAG ATTAAAGAGTTGGAATCACAACTCCTGGTAGAGAGAAGGCTGGCCCGGCAGCATGTTGATTCAAAGCTTGCAGAACAACAGCAAGTAATGAGACAACAGCAAGAAGATCAGAACTGTGCACCTGCAAGGCCACCACTTGCAAGTAGACCATTTGGAATGCACAAGAATTTTAATGAAGGCAAAGAGCAACTCAATCAAACTCGGCCGCTCACTGATAACAACAGCTACAAGCTTCCATCACCTCCTCCTACAACAGATACTGTTGTTAAGCAAAATGATCCCacagagaaagaaaacaatccTGAACTGGCAGAACAACCTATGATGCCAAAGAGGACTGGCAGAGCTTCTCTCTGCCCAACCGTACAAAAGATTCCATCATCTTCAGCTCCACGGAGAAACTCCCTAATTCCTTTACCCAGTGCAGTGAACCTAGCCAAGATCACGCAACCACTGGTGCCATTGCCACCAATCCAAGCCAATATGAGTGAAGAGACAGATGGAGATGAAGCCAAAAGCTTTCCTGAACCCACACCTTGGGATAGTCCTAAAGATCATAAAAGTGGAGTAAAGAAGCTAAGCAGCATATTGAGACGAAGCTTTCAAAAGAGGATGCAAATGAGGTCCCAATTGCAGCAAAATATAAGAAGAGGGGGTATAAATGTGGGGATGGAGAAGGTTAGAGTTTCCATTGGAAGCAGAGGGAGGGCGGCTCATAGAGTACTCCTAAACAATGCTAGACGGGCAACCAAAGACATTCAGTCGAAGCAAAACcaaagagaaaaggagagagGATGGAATATTGGAACAGGAACAGCAGGCAGAGCAGTCATGTGA
- the LOC127792571 gene encoding protein BOLA1, chloroplastic: MKKAVASMASRASRIKSKLQSALDATAVEVEDVSYQHAGHAAMRGNPNGETHFNVKVVSVKFDGQSLVKRHRMVYDLLADELRSGLHALSIVAKTPVEDSGSR; the protein is encoded by the coding sequence ATGAAAAAGGCGGTGGCATCGATGGCGTCTCGGGCAAGCAGAATCAAGTCGAAGCTCCAGTCTGCGCTGGACGCGACCGCCGTGGAAGTGGAAGACGTCTCGTACCAGCACGCGGGCCATGCCGCCATGAGAGGCAACCCTAACGGCGAGACTCACTTCAACGTCAAGGTCGTCTCCGTCAAGTTCGACGGCCAAAGCCTGGTTAAGCGCCACCGCATGGTCTACGATCTCCTTGCGGACGAGCTCCGCTCTGGCCTCCACGCCCTCTCTATCGTCGCCAAGACTCCTGTTGAAGATTCCGGTAGCCGATAG